One part of the Polyangiaceae bacterium genome encodes these proteins:
- a CDS encoding transglycosylase SLT domain-containing protein, translated as MRAVHATTASEISASGVADSGIRSRLRRRSLTALVGLLCGLLASEAWAADDKQPEAPAKSDTDKKSEAKSDSKAEAKPDAKEPGPGAGAGQRRIEPAAKPEAKPDAKDPKTAAKEAPKPEADRAAKTHQRGPAPRKPNPKLPEDAPRSEANPAVRRAIAEGSVADQEAEIDDDEIRALVDADRVLFPRPLVGATPGWTWGLPQKTAPRTGGSGLPPQAGLATPKKDDGAKRAAWLRQLSMPNFDVRLDPRVVKYLEFYKTNPRGQAIARVWAKKSGRFAPAIQAELSKAGLPTDLVWLSLIESGHNPTIYSSAGAAGLWQFIPDSGRIYGLTVDRWVDERLDPQRATDAAIKYLSDLHTRFGNWELAMAAYNMGHGGLSRAIRKYNTNDYWELSRYEAGIPWETTLYVPKIAAIAIVMNNKRVFGLEDVKPDPAESFDTVSVPAGVSLDQVAAAAGVTKQRVEELNPHYLAGRVPPPGGEKAPSSWKVHVPRGEGVRARQGLAKVAKIDSKLEPYVVRFGDTVEAIAAERPGSEYSLRKTNAIGRNERLEAGTVLLVQKGAAPPKPKGDPDTAVVPPRPFNYKSRKRVFYRTLSSDSVETVASHFEVTRAEIIAWNGLDTSARLLSGMVLQLFVKPAFDLGRVRLVDDPKVLVAGSEEFFEHFEAKNGRKRIRVTVRAGDSLWKIAKRYGMSVGMMERINRISRNKQLQVGDTLIVYAKAVDKVTDDKEEGDAKREPLPAVKPPEPDSLPGGAKATTDAGK; from the coding sequence ATGCGCGCTGTTCACGCCACCACTGCGTCCGAAATCTCCGCGTCCGGAGTCGCTGACTCGGGGATCCGATCGCGACTACGTCGGCGAAGCCTCACGGCTTTGGTCGGTCTCCTGTGCGGCTTGCTCGCGAGTGAGGCGTGGGCCGCTGACGACAAGCAACCGGAAGCTCCAGCCAAGAGCGACACCGACAAGAAGTCGGAGGCCAAGAGCGACTCCAAGGCCGAGGCCAAGCCAGACGCCAAGGAGCCCGGCCCAGGTGCGGGAGCTGGGCAGCGCCGCATCGAACCCGCAGCAAAGCCTGAAGCAAAGCCCGACGCAAAGGACCCCAAGACCGCGGCGAAGGAAGCGCCGAAGCCAGAGGCCGACCGCGCCGCGAAGACTCACCAACGCGGCCCAGCACCGCGGAAGCCGAACCCGAAGCTACCCGAAGACGCACCGCGCTCCGAAGCGAACCCCGCAGTGCGCCGGGCGATCGCCGAAGGATCGGTCGCCGACCAAGAGGCGGAGATCGATGACGACGAGATCCGCGCGCTGGTCGACGCGGATCGCGTCTTGTTCCCGCGCCCGCTGGTCGGCGCGACGCCAGGTTGGACCTGGGGCTTGCCGCAAAAGACCGCGCCGCGAACCGGCGGCTCAGGGCTCCCTCCTCAAGCTGGGCTCGCGACTCCGAAGAAGGATGACGGCGCCAAGCGCGCAGCTTGGCTGCGACAGCTCAGCATGCCGAATTTTGATGTGCGCCTCGACCCTCGTGTCGTGAAGTACCTCGAGTTCTACAAGACGAACCCCCGAGGTCAGGCCATCGCTCGCGTGTGGGCGAAGAAGAGCGGGCGCTTTGCGCCGGCGATTCAAGCTGAGCTCTCAAAGGCTGGGTTGCCCACTGACTTGGTGTGGCTGTCCTTGATCGAGAGCGGACATAACCCGACCATCTACTCCAGCGCGGGCGCCGCAGGCTTGTGGCAGTTCATTCCTGATTCCGGGCGGATCTACGGCCTGACTGTCGATCGCTGGGTCGACGAGCGTCTCGACCCCCAGCGCGCCACCGACGCGGCCATCAAGTACCTGTCAGATCTCCACACGCGCTTCGGCAACTGGGAGCTCGCGATGGCTGCCTACAACATGGGGCACGGCGGCCTCTCGCGTGCGATTCGCAAATACAATACCAACGACTACTGGGAGCTCTCACGCTACGAAGCCGGGATCCCCTGGGAGACGACGCTCTACGTCCCGAAGATCGCGGCCATCGCCATCGTGATGAACAACAAGCGCGTCTTTGGTTTGGAAGACGTGAAGCCAGACCCGGCGGAGAGCTTTGACACAGTGAGCGTGCCTGCGGGTGTGAGTCTGGACCAGGTCGCCGCCGCCGCTGGGGTCACGAAGCAACGAGTGGAGGAGCTGAACCCCCACTACCTTGCGGGCCGCGTGCCACCCCCCGGTGGAGAGAAGGCGCCTTCCAGCTGGAAGGTTCATGTTCCGCGCGGAGAAGGTGTGCGAGCACGTCAGGGTCTGGCGAAGGTCGCCAAGATTGACTCGAAGCTCGAACCGTACGTCGTCCGCTTCGGGGACACCGTCGAGGCCATCGCCGCGGAGCGCCCCGGCAGCGAGTACTCACTGCGCAAGACCAACGCGATCGGACGCAATGAGCGCCTCGAGGCTGGGACGGTGCTGCTGGTGCAGAAAGGCGCTGCTCCCCCCAAGCCGAAGGGCGATCCCGACACCGCCGTCGTGCCCCCGCGGCCGTTCAACTACAAGAGCCGGAAGCGGGTGTTTTACCGCACGCTGTCGTCGGATAGCGTCGAAACCGTGGCTTCCCACTTCGAGGTCACTCGCGCCGAGATCATCGCCTGGAACGGCCTCGACACCAGCGCGCGGTTGTTGAGCGGCATGGTGCTGCAGCTGTTCGTGAAGCCTGCGTTCGACCTTGGGCGCGTGCGTCTGGTGGACGACCCGAAGGTCCTCGTTGCGGGCAGCGAGGAGTTCTTCGAGCACTTCGAAGCCAAGAATGGTCGCAAGCGGATCCGAGTCACGGTGCGCGCCGGGGATTCCCTGTGGAAAATTGCAAAACGCTACGGAATGAGCGTTGGCATGATGGAGCGCATCAACCGTATCTCCCGGAACAAGCAGTTGCAGGTCGGCGATACGCTCATTGTCTACGCGAAGGCCGTAGACAAGGTGACTGACGACAAGGAAGAGGGTGACGCCAAGCGCGAGCCGTTGCCCGCCGTGAAGCCGCCTGAGCCCGATAGCTTGCCGGGGGGCGCCAAGGCCACAACGGACGCGGGTAAGTAG